From the Nostoc sp. PCC 7107 genome, the window CATCGCCATCAATGGGGTGATGAATGCGTTGTCCATTCACATCTAACAGTCCAGGGCCATTTCTAAAGAGGGTACCTTGGAGTTCAGGCGGGATTTGTCCTTCTATGTCATCAATCCAATAGTCATATTCTTGGGTGATAGATTGATAGGCTTCCTGCCAATCTTCACGGGTGTAGGATTTTTGAATGGTTGGTGTTTGTTGGTTTGTTAAATTCTGCATGGTTTGGATTTATTTCGCGCAAAGGCGCAAGGAGCAAGAGTTTGAAAATAGGACTTACGCACAGGCTACGGAAGAACGAACCACAGAGGCGCAGAGTTCACAGAGAAATGAGAGTTTGAGAGATGTTTTGCGTAAGTCCTAGAAAAGTAGAATTTTATGATTTCATCCCGCATTTATGCAACGCCGAATTTTTTTAATTCAGATTGCAAAATTGATTTAAATCACGTTATTCAATAACTTGTGATTCTGGTTCTGGGAGTATTAAATTTGATAAAAATGGTTCGTTTGGTAAGGTTTCGGCTTGGGTGTCGTCTTTTGGTAGCCAACTCAGAAATGCTAATGGTAATAAGGTGCTGAGATTTGTGATAATTACCAAAATCCACAGTGAGTCAAAGTTACTCTCTGTGATACCTAGCCAGTGCATGATAATGGCTCCAACTTCATAGGAAACCATACCTGCTAAGTTGAAGACTGACATTAATAAAGCGAATAAAGTTGCTTCTACTCCAGGTGGGCAAAGTCTAGCGGCTAATACCAAAACTGGCATATAGGCGATTTGTCCCATGACGGTAAGTATAAGGCTGTCTCCTAAACTAAACCAGCGGTCATCTATACCCAAACTACGGTTCGTGTGAGTTACCAACAGCAGCATTGTCATACCTAAAACTGCCGAAATTACGGTACTCCAACCAAAAATGATGCGGAAGGGGACGCTTTTCAAAAAGCGTTGAAAAATCCAAATGCCGGATAAAGAAGCGAGACTGGTTACTAGGCGGACTCGGCCTAAAAATTCTGGTTCAAAGTGGAGTTCGTTGGTGCTGAAGTAGAAAAAGGCAGATTCAGCGGTTGGGGTAGCTTGTAAAATGAAGACGAAGGCGGCTGGTAGCCAAATTGTTTTTTGGCTGACTGCTTGGCGTAGTTGTTGGAGTTGATGCTTGACACTCAGAGAGTTGGCGTTATGAGGATCGTTAGTATCTTTATTAACAGGAGACTCAGCAATTAACCAAGCGACTCCCGAAACAATTAAAGGAAAGGTAGCGGTAATTAAAAATATTGTGCGGGTAGTAAAATGCTCCAGGAGCATCCCGCTAAAATATGCTGTGACTAAACCTCCAAATGCAGTTGCACCCCAGCAGAGAGATTGTAGTGAACCTGCATCAGCTTGAGATTCGACTCTGGCTCGTTCTACAACTAGGGAATCAACTATGACATCACTAACGGCTACGGCTAGGGAACTGAGGGCGATCGCTGCGGTTGCTGCTAACCTACTATGAACTATTGTGGACATACTCACCCAAGCAATAGCTCCGAGTATCCCAGACAATATCAAGTAGGGACGGCGACGATAGCCAAAAATGGGTAAGCCATCGGACATAAAGCCAAATAGTGGCTTAATCATCCAAGGTATGGCGACAACTCCCAACATTGCCGATACCTCAGCCGGACTCAGCAACAATTCATCTTTTAAGAAAAAGCTAACAGCTAAACGCGCCAGTCCTAAAATCCCTTGGACAAAATAGACGCTCAGAATAGCAATTAACTCGGCACTGGGTTCATGGCCGAAGAAGATTTTTTCTCTTACTGAGTCTTTGACCTTGGACAAGCCAGAGGAGTCAATGAGCATTTGATGAATATTTTTTAAGTTTTGTCTACTTTTCTATAATATCTATTTCTTATGAAGTCTGAAATATGAAATTAGGTCTTTTAACCTCCTGCCTCCTGCCTCCTGCCTTCTGCCTTCAAAACTGCGATCGCTTTTGGTGGTACAGATGTAAAGCGAATCGTTACAGTATGTTCGTCAACGTCAGATTTTTTCATCACCTTGGCGTAAATATCTTCTTCGGTGCTGAGTTCGGTATTGAGTAATTTAAGTTTAAGATTATTTAATATTTCTAAGGAATTGAGCGATCGCATTTGGGCTACTTTTTCCGAAAGGCTAATCAATTCCCCGTGAAATACTGTGCCAGATGCTTGTTTGCCTTGCAAAATTGTATACTCTACTAGAACTGGCTGAGTTAGAGTCACCATTTCCCCATCGTCGTTGGGCAAGAACAAGTTATATTGACCACCAACACCGCAAACTTCGTAAATAGTAATCGGTTCTCTGATGCCTTTCGGCTGGATTTGCATTTGACTGCCAATATGCAGTTTGATGTGGGCATCTTGGAGGGTATTTTCGGAAATTAAAACTTGTCCACCAACTGTATAAGTTTCTACACGGGAAGCCAAGTTGACATGGCTACCAATCACTGTATATTGAGCGCGTTTTTGGGAACCAATATTCCCAGCAACCACTTCACCTGTATTAATTCCAATTCCCATTTCCAGGATAGGGAGATTCATTTTTTTATTGTGTTCATTGACTTGCTGCATTGCTAACTGCATCGCCACAGCACAAGCGATCGCTCTTTGAGAATCATCAGGGCGGTTAATCGGCGCACCAAATATGACAAAGATACCGTCACCCATAAATTCATTAATCGTACCTTTGTACTGATTAATTACCTCCGTCATCGTTCCCAGGTAAAAATTGAGAATTGTCACTACTTGTTCTGGTGACAATT encodes:
- a CDS encoding folate/biopterin family MFS transporter is translated as MLIDSSGLSKVKDSVREKIFFGHEPSAELIAILSVYFVQGILGLARLAVSFFLKDELLLSPAEVSAMLGVVAIPWMIKPLFGFMSDGLPIFGYRRRPYLILSGILGAIAWVSMSTIVHSRLAATAAIALSSLAVAVSDVIVDSLVVERARVESQADAGSLQSLCWGATAFGGLVTAYFSGMLLEHFTTRTIFLITATFPLIVSGVAWLIAESPVNKDTNDPHNANSLSVKHQLQQLRQAVSQKTIWLPAAFVFILQATPTAESAFFYFSTNELHFEPEFLGRVRLVTSLASLSGIWIFQRFLKSVPFRIIFGWSTVISAVLGMTMLLLVTHTNRSLGIDDRWFSLGDSLILTVMGQIAYMPVLVLAARLCPPGVEATLFALLMSVFNLAGMVSYEVGAIIMHWLGITESNFDSLWILVIITNLSTLLPLAFLSWLPKDDTQAETLPNEPFLSNLILPEPESQVIE